The Kiloniellales bacterium genome includes the window TCTCACGTTTATGCCTCACATCCGTACAGAACAGTCGGCCACTTGACCGCACCCCTCGATCAGAGCCACGCCTGATGTGGGAGATCGAGCACATCGCGAGACTGCCCGAGCGAACGCAGTGAGCGGTCCGAATTGCCAAGCGCGACCGGTAGCTGGCCTGCCGGACTGCTTTGGGCGCCTCGGCACTGGAGCCTGACTCCCGATGCGCCCTCCGGACGCACGATGTCCCTCGACTCGGGATGATACGCTCGGTCGGCCATGTGCTCACCCCGCCCTCGAACGGACGATGCTGTCCTGCCCAGACTCCAGACTCGTCCAGAAGTCGGCAATGATCTTCCCCAAGCCGATGGTAGACGTTCGGCAAATGCGGCGGAAGGTGAAAACACCGCGAAGCAAACATCGAGCTCCGCCGTTCGGACGACTGCTCAGGGCTACTTTCGCCCGTCCGTGCAACAGCGCTGGAATGTTCGGTCCATTCCTGGCCTCGGACATTCTAGCAGCCATGTCCGCTTTTCGGGCTAAAGGTCGGCTTTGGCTCGGAAAGCAGACCCCGCTCGGCGATGCTCGCCAGGATCGGGAACGACCCTAAGCTGCCCTCAGTTATCGCGGCGAGTTATCTTGCCGCCGGGTCGACAGAGCGTTTGGGTCAGATGCAGCGCTTTCGTGTCGCGTGCCGAGACGCATCTCGGCGATTGGCAGCTTCACTGGAAGAAGATACCTGAGAAGTAATTTCACATTCCATTGATCTGATCCGTCGAAGCGCTCGTAGCGACGTGATTGTCCAACTTAAGCTGAAGGGGCTTGCTTTGATGAAGAATCTGCTCTTGAGCGTATTTCTGCTTCTGTCCGGCATCAGCGTGGCATCTGCTGGTGGTCATGCTAAGGCATCCGGTGAGAAAATCTTGGAAATGATCGGCGGCAACACAGTCCAAGGCATGATGTTGAGTGGCTCCAAGTATACGGAGTACTACGCAGAAGATGGTATGATTCGTGGTGATGGCTACACCGGTACATGGCGGGTTGTTGAAAATCAGATGTGCTTCAAATACGGCGAAGACCCCGAATACTGCTGGTCAGTCGAGATCGAAGGTGAAGACGTGACCTGGATCGCCGATGGCAAGAAGGATGGTACGGGCACCATTGTCATAGGTAATCCGAACAACTTCTGATCCTGCTCCTTTGATAACGGCTGCTGTCGGAACTCACATATGGCCCGCGGCTTCGCAGTTGGAGGCATTTCATTGTCGGTCCGCTTCTGGTTAGGACTCTCCTATCCAATCTAATCGCCTGTTCGTCGGTTTAGTCTTTACTCTCGGATCTTCCGGCGTCCGTGCAGAGTCGAGACCAGCCGCGCTGCCGAATGGCAGCGCGGCTGAACGCTAGAGCGGATCGTGTTTGGTCGGAACCACTCATGGTTCCGTCCAAACATGTGAATCCGCTCTACATCCTAAAGTTAGAGCAGATTTACGCGATTGAATGGATCGCCCCGGGCGAGTCCATTCAATCGGGATGTGCTCTGGACCCGTTTTTCTTTTGCTCCGGCCGTCGCCGGTCTCACGGTCCCCGCGCGGCCTGCGCGAGGCTTCAGCCGACGACCCCGAGGCGAGCGGTATCAGAACGTCAAGAGCCTGACGTTCTCGGCCAGCAGCCGCGACGCCATGGCCGGGGGCTTGGCGACGCCAACCCCTTCGATCAAGGCCGTCGAGGGCACGCCCTTGTTGGGCAGATAGATCGCGCAGACCTCGACCGAGGCGCCGGCCTGCATGATTTTCTGCATGAGGCCCTGGGGACTCATGCCCTTGGGCTTCTGGGCCGCCGTCGCGCTGGCCGGCGCGTCCTTGAGGGCGAGGTCGCCGCCCGGCCCGCACAGCAGGATGTGGGCGTTCGCGCCCTGCTTGAGCGACTGCATGGTCAGGACCATGGCCATCAGCTGCGTCTGCGGCTGATCGGTGGCGACGATGGTCACCAGGCGGCTGTTGCCGTCCGCAAAGGCGGGCCCGGCGACCATCAGGGCCAGGGCGGCGAGGGCGGCTCTGGCGGCGAGGGAAAAGCGCATTTCGGTTACTCCTTCTTGCTGGTGCCCGGCCGTGGGGCCGGAGCGGGGGTGCGGCGCCTCATTGCCGGCGCAGGTGGATCTTTTCCGGGTTCAGCGTGTAGCCCCAGGGCAGGCCGCTGTTCTTCCAGCCGCTGAGGTTGCGAAGCGGCCCGTTCGGGTCCGCCTTGTTGGCCGGTCCCTCGAAGCCGTCGACCACGACGTAGACCCTCTCGAGACCGAGGCTCTGCAGCGCGTTCGCCGAGGGCGCGCCGCGTGTGCCGCCGGACCGGCACATCACCATGACCGGCGCGTCCCGGCTCATGTTTCGGGCTTCGAGCGCCGCCTGGACCTGGGCGGCGAAGTCCGGGTTCGGCTCCATCGCCAGGACCGACTTCTTGGCGTTCCACTCGGCCGGGTTGACCAGCCAGAAGGGGATGTTGACGTCGACGACGTCC containing:
- a CDS encoding rhodanese-like domain-containing protein, with protein sequence MRRSLAVLAIVTSLFPPCAATAAEAPSDPRKQTPWGLYLSAREAYDLKRRLGDGALFIDVREPVEIMFTGFTDVVDVNIPFWLVNPAEWNAKKSVLAMEPNPDFAAQVQAALEARNMSRDAPVMVMCRSGGTRGAPSANALQSLGLERVYVVVDGFEGPANKADPNGPLRNLSGWKNSGLPWGYTLNPEKIHLRRQ